In the Arachis hypogaea cultivar Tifrunner chromosome 20, arahy.Tifrunner.gnm2.J5K5, whole genome shotgun sequence genome, ACAAAAGTGAGCGAATCAAGTGTGTCTCCATGTCCTTCCTCTCTATCTGCCTTCTTATTTGTTTCTGTTTTCAGAGGTATGTTACTGTTATCACGggattcttcttttgtttttttttccttatttttttttactttattttgtttttatttttacaacAAACATGATTAGTGACTAATTCTTAGGTGATGTTTCTGCTCGATCAGTATTGTCGaatactcaaataaaaaaaatggattgAGTGATGCTATTGCTTGCATTATTTTCTATTTCCATTTTCACTTACTAATTAGTAATTACTTTGCTTTCACTTACAGAGATCGTTTTTATGTTTGTTTTCTCTTTTGCTTGCTTTTTAATTTCGTAAAAAAGACAGTCCGGTGCGCAAGCATCCCGTATTAAGGGAAGGGCCGCATCCAAAGAACGCAATGCACGCAGCCTAACCTGATAATTTGGCTGTTTCCACAGTTTGAACCCGTGCCCTTGAGGTTACATGGAGACAACTCAACCGTTGCTTTTTAATTTGTGaagggaattttttttttttttttaaaaagtagccTTGTTCCTGTTTTCTGCTTCTTCTGTACAAAATCTTTAAAACAGGAAACAACAAGAAAGTACCTCTTTCTATGCTCTGTGTATATGTGTGTTTAAAGGTTGATTTTATAAGctgctttaaaatttttaatagtgTTTTTGAGGAGTGCATCACAAAAGCTGCATTGATTTGAATACTTACTGCCTTAACCTTTTGCGACTTTACTTTGCCATTACTTTGAGATGTACAAACAATTAGACATAACTCAAACATAATATCTGAGTCTGTCATTTCAGTGTATCATCTGAAAATGTATCCGGAAGTGACCTACAGCAAGCTAGCATCCCACCAAGAGGTTGGAATTCCTATGATTCTTTTTGTTGGACAGTTTCTGAACAGGAATTCTTACAAAATGCTGAAATAGTGTCTCGAACACTACATGATCATGGATATGAGGTATAGGTTTTCCATGGAACTGTCACTTATTGATGTGTTTGAATATGTTTGTACTTCTTTCAATCTTATGAGCatttgatttatttaattcaaaCCCTTGTAGTATGCTGTGGTGGATTACCTTTGGTATAGAAGGAAAGTCAATGGCGCTGGACATGATTCTCTTGGGTTTGATGTGATTGATGAATGGGGGAGAGTGATTCCTGACCCTGGAAGGTGGCCTTCTTCCCTAGGTGGAAAAGGGTTCATTGAAGTTGCTAATAAGGTACATAGCATGGGTTTGAAATTTGGGATTCATGTTATGAGAGGGATAAGCACACAAGCCGTCAATGCAAACACTGCTATCCTAGATACAGCAACggtattgctttttgtttctgcTATAACTTTATATCCTTTCCTACTTTGGTAAATAATGGAATGTTGTAAATTGTAATATATTCATTAACATCTGATACGAATGCTGAAAAAAAGATTTGGGAATGTTGTTTTTACCTTAAGCTAAATTTTGTTGCTGACCTTCAATTCCTCTTCCTTCAATTTATAAGGGAGGTGCTTATCAAGAATCTGGTCGAGTTTGGGGTGCCAAAGACATAGCAATCCCAGCAAGGGCTTGTGCATGGATGCCTCATGGTTTCATGAGTGTAAATACATCATTGGGAGCTGGGAAAGCTTTTTTGAGATCCCTTTATGAGCAATATGCTTCATGGGGTGTTGATTTTGGTAATTGATATACAATTTATAGTCAGTTTAAGTATGTGATATATCATCATACTCATGTCTCGGATAAATTTAAGCAATATAATGCATCAGCTTTCCTTCTATACACTATGTGCACTATTTGTTTTTGGGAGATTGTTGTTTAGGAAGAGTGAGATAGAGTTGATATTTTAGTGGTTCTATAACTTTCAGTCAGTGTTTTCATATATCAAATTTCAAAGCTTCTGGTTcaactaaaattaagaaaaagattatcttttggccacacttttaaaaataGTCAACCATGGATTATGTTTTCATTTGTTAGAGAGGTGAGTAAATCTTGAAGATTAGATTGATTATTTTTTGATGTACTAATTAGGGGATACTCTGAATTAAAAAAGGTAAAGAAGATTATATTTGTTTATTCATGTATGAAGAAATTACTCAACGGTATTTAAAATTTAGCAACCAGTAATTTGTTTTATACTTGCAGTGAAACATGACTGTGTATTTGGTGATGACTTGGATTTAAGTGAAATAAGCTATGTATCAGAGGTATTATGCAGTTTCCTTTACTCCTGATCAGTAAATATCTTGGCAGATTCATTGACCAATTTACAATGTGACATGTCATTTCAGGTTCTAAGGAAGCTTGATCGCTCCATTGTATATTCCTTGTCTCCTGGAACTAGTGTGACCCCAGCCATGGCCAAGGATGTCATTGGACTGGTCAACATGTATCGTATTACAGGAGATGACTGGGATACATGGTGGGATGTAAAATGTCACTTCAACGTAACAAGGTTATTAAATTGATCTATTTCAGTTTGGGTGCTTGCATTGTATCACTTCGTATTACCTTTTAATAATGATTCTTCTCCATCCTCGGCTATACAATAAAGTTAGTTTATTCAATTCTGAATCAGGGATTTTGCAACTGCTAATCTGATAGGAGCAACAGGCTTAAATGGGAAATCCTGGCCTGATTTGGACATGCTTCCATTTGGATGGTTAACAGATCCTGGTATTATATAGAAATTACTTTTTGTTAGATACCCGAATCATAAAGCACTAGAACGATGGAGGATTCTCATCAGACATATTTATTCTGTTAATATGAAGATATTGTTGGTTCACTGATTCTATATGTTTACAAACACAAAAGATGTTTAAAATCATCTATCATTGATAATTGCTACAAACTCGTTTTAAAAATGATACTCATGGTAATGTTGATGATCATCAAAATCCTGTAGGTGTAAATGAAGGTCCACACAGGTATTGTAGACTCAATCTAGAAGAGCAAAAGACACAGGTATTTGTAAAAGCACAATTAAGTTGCTTTCCCATATTGTCATGCAAATTTTGATGTGTGACATGTATTATCGGTACACACTGACTGGTTGTATTGACTTACAGATAACACTTTGGGCGATAGCAAAGTCTCCCCTAATGTATGGAGGGGATCTGCGAAAAATTGATCCTACAACATATGGCCTTATCACAAACCCTACTCTTCTGGAGATCAACTCTTTTAGCTCAAACAATATGGAGGCATGTGAGCCTTCTGATTACCCATTAGTATAATCATGGGAGATCGAATCAGTATGATCAGCGATGCTACATAAACAAGTCATTTTGGTAATCAAGTTCAACCAAGTTGGTCCAATAGTTTATTGGCACAACAAAAATCACCCACACATGTGAGCGTGAGTTCACGCTTGTTTTTCTTAAGAAGAAAGACCTGGTTGGGCTTGGTTGTAAAAATGATTTGTTTATCTAGCATTTCTCGAGTATTATCATTATATCACTTTTGTTATGACGACAGTTTCCTTATATCACAAGCTTGAGGAGTGAAGGTCAAGATCTTGGAGGGCAAATGAGAAGATATATCAAAGAAACAAAGACCTTATATACACATTCATTAGGTCTCACTAACTGCTCTGATCCGAAGGCAAGTGCTTGGACTAGTGAAACTGTTGACCAAGATGTTGAAAGGATCTGTTGGAAAGGGACTTTGAGAAACAAGCCTTTGGCAGCTTTCTGTGTAAACAAGAGAAAACTTCACTTCAAATTGTAATCATGTTTTAGTCTTCTCTGTTCCATGTGCTCAACTTTgattttttattacttattactAACTGCATCATTATTGTTCTATTTTGGTTACAGTATTGAAGAGAGTTTGTCCCAACTGAACCTTGGAAGGAAATATCATTTAGTTGCAACCAATAGAATAAAATTTTGCTTGGATGCTTCTCCTAGACGAAAGCTTACTTCTAACGAGTTCGTTAGACGCCCATTTTCTCCGTGCAAATGGGATGCATATCAGGTATATTATATAGTCCACACTCCACACTTAATCTGTACAACTGTAACATGCACGTCCTTTTTTCCTTTAGGAATACTCCTGGGTAAGAATCTCGTAACCTGTTAGCCAATGTGCAATTACTGCACTCTTCTCTGGATAATCATGTCTTTGTGTACTGCGATTTTTGTCCCAATCATGCCTGCTGTTTTTTATTGTTAGTTTTTTCTCCTCTGACCATTAAATAGCcttgatttttatattttcttcatATTTGTGAATTCTATTGGAAGCTGAGTTATGCAGTCTTTGACAGATGTGGGAACTGAACCCTAATGGGACGCTGGAAAATAGTTATTCTGGCCTATGTGCAACAATGGAGCCTGTCAAAGGTGAaaatctgtatatatatatatatagaaagcaCTTTCTATAATGATTATGATTTGTGCTAGTTGTTCAAGTTGtgattttttctttccttttatatttattattcatgGAGCAAGTGTGTCATTCTTGCAGCTACTATTAACTCCGGTGGGCTTCGCTCTTGGATTGCAACCGGAAGAAATGGTTTGTTGCTGCCAAAATAAAATACAAGcacttaaacaaaataaattttttccaaagagtaaaatatatttttgtttgtaatgtttgtaatttttttaaaaatatccctaaacaTTTAGTTTAATTCAGTCCCAAATGTTTCCAATTCGTGTCAAAATTATtcttgaatatttttgttttatctcTAACGTTTTAGATGGAATTGATGTTTAGGAGTAATTTTGACACGAATAGAAaacgttaatgagaaaattgaatgaaattaaacatTATAAGTATTTTTGAAGAAAATCACAACTCAATGACATATTTTACCTTTTTCCAGTTTTGCCAAAAGATAATTTTGCATATTACCATATTACCCGTGTAGGTGTTAGCAAAAACTTGGTCAAATACTCAAATTAGATTGGTTTATGCTTTCAACAATCTTTTCTAACtactattttatattatattgtaTAATCTATGTGTAGGAGAAGTCTATGTTGCTTTCTTCAATCTAAATGAGCAGAAGACTGTGATATCTGCCCAGATATCAGACATTGCTAAAGTTCTTCCAGGCACAGACTTAAGTTCTTGTGAGGGCACTGAATTGTGGAGTGGAAGTGACGTGGTAATATCACAGGGTGCGTTATCAACGGCGGTTGAAGCGCATGGAAATGCGCTATTTGTACTAAGCTGCAGTcccaagaacaaaataaaaatggttGTCACTGCTGATGCAtaatttcttccttttttttttttggaattatttCCGAAAATTTGAAATGTAAAATAAGACAAGTCACCAAAGAGTTGTATTTTTCAGAGTTATATAAGATGGGGTGATTAACACGATTATGGGCTGATGCATTTGGCAGCAACTATTCCCGGTTTTGTGATGTCAACGCTAATTTGAACCTTAATTATTGTGTTCTCTATCTTTATTATCATCGAAGAAAAATTGAAATAGATTTCCTCCATGATCCGTAACCCTAAACCCCTCTTACTGTCTCCATATAACTTGCATGTTGCCTCTATGGTGTCTCTTGAGAAAGATCGGTCTGCAAGAATCCTTTCAAGAAGACTCTTAAACATCTTTTTACCGCAACTTAAATTATCTTCTTCATTAACGTTGACAATATCCTCTTCTTCCTTCATATTCCTTCTCTGTCTGCCTCTGTGAACAACATTCGTGGCCATATTGAGTTTGGATCGACACTTAGACTGATCAGTCAATTGAGACTGtgaaatttgaataattagaattaCTCTTGCCTAACCTTAGCAGAGTACTTGAAATCCTAATAGGATACTTAACATATCTTCTATCATTAACAATAAATCAAGAGACACATAGTTAATAATCATTGCGCAAGCTTGTCTCTTTTTTATGTCAAAGATGGTAAACAGCTACCTAACTTTCAATATCTTCTGAATTTGTTTACTTATTTTTCACTTGAATTAAAACAGTGCACGTGAACTTAATTATCATCACCATGATGAAATTTATCTCGGTCTTCACTTttaataaaatacaaattaagTGGAAATTGGAAGTTAACCCCAAGAACATAAACTACTATAATCTCCTTTGAAGTATGGTGAAGTTTATTATCACTCAATTCATTTTGTTCAAAGTTTGTTTTCTGAGCATTTATCTGTAAGTTGGTACAaataaatattgaatattatatttacaagatataataaaattaaatgtattttCTTCTGAATCTAAATCTAAACAGAAGGTCGTTTTCTAATAGTTGGGTTTAACAGGCCCATGAAAATGTTGGAGTCAAATATAAACAACAATCTAAATAGAAACATGAGCCGTCTTAGCTCAGCGGTAGAGCGCGTGGCTTTTAACCACGTGGTCGTGGGTTCGATCCCCACAGACGGCGTTTATGTTTTTTTCTTCAACAGAAACTAGGGGCTAAACTGTCATTTAACCTCAATATATTAGGGTTCCCAGTTCGCAGAGCTCCCTCATAATAAACCCGCAGTCGAGAGAGGCGTAACACTGTGACTGAGAAGGTTTCTTTCGTTTTCTCGCAAAAGAACAGAGCAGAGAGCAATGGGAGTTTTCACTTTCGTGCTCCGCAAATCCGGCGGAGAATGGACGGCGAAGCAGCACAACGGCGACATCGAGGAGTCGTCTTCCGACACCTTCGACATCCAACGAAAGCTCGTTAAGGCCGTCTGCGCAGTCGATTCATCCGGCGCCGTTCAATCCTCTTTCTCCATAGTTACCCCTTCCTCCGCCGTTTTCCAGGTACTCTTTCTCGATCTCGTGTAGCATCTTCTCGAATGTTCTATTTTAATCAatcaaccttttttttttgtttctattagCTGGTTTTGATTCTTAGAATCTTTTTTGGGAAAAAAGATTAATTAGGTTTTTATCATGCTGATTTTCGTTGATGATTTGATGGATTTTGTGAATCGTAGATAAATTGTAAGTTCTATGAAGCATTGATAAATTAGTCTTTGCAGGTCAATTTAGTCCTTTCACGGGTCATTTTAGGGACCAAATTGATCTGTGAAATGTGACTTCAGAGACTAaatttatatttcaaaatttCAGGGACTAAGAATGAAACTTTTTTTTGGGTGAATTTTGTTGTGTCATGAAATTACTAGTATGAGCTATCTTTAAAGTGAAAAAAGAGTAAGAAGTATTCTTATGTTTTGTGTGTCATGTTTTAGGATTCATAGGAATAGAATGGAATGCCTCTGGTGTGAAATTGAAGTTTAGAACCAAATAGATAATAATAGTTTTAGTATTTTAGGCACAGTAGAACTGTCTTGTGAAAGCCGGTGCGTTTTTATCCAAATCACTCCTAAAATCTTGACTTGTTTATACATGTTTTCTCCTGCAACTGTGTCCAGTTTTGGTAACTGCAACTGGGATGGTTTTAAATTTGGATTGTGGTGTGAATTGCAATTTAAAATCAACTGTGTTGTCAAAGAGCTGCCATATTGGTGCTACACCACATTTTCGAAAAACTGCTCTACGGCTATAGAGAAGCTGGTTTCCTTTGCTCTGTTTTTGTGTGTATTATATTTGTTCCTTTGTCCTTTTTTCATTCTCCTGTATAACTGGAAGTGCAATTCGCAGTCTGTTCTGTGTGCATATGCTTGATGAATAATGTTAGGATGTGAATTTGACCTTCTTTTACTCAGGTGGTTGTGGGTGGTGCGGTGTTTGTTGGAGGTGGTGCAGCGGCTGCAGCTGCTCCCGCAGGAGGAGCTGCCCCAGCTGCTGAGGCCGCCCCGGCTGCAgcgaagaaggaagaaaaggttGAGGAAGAAGACGATGAAGATTTTGGAATGTCACTTTTTGATTAGAGTCTTATGGTTACTTATTTCTTCAAGGAAACAGCTTTGCTTTTATCAATCTATGGTAGAAATTTTGCACTATGTATTATGATGTATTCGATTGCGCTTGATTAAGAGCACTTTTGGGTTTAATAGAATTTCTATGCGAGACATCAATAGAATTGTGCCTTTTTTAATCGCAGGGGTTAAGGGGAAAAAAGGAGTAATAACTAATAAGACAATTAAATCGTTGAAGAATTTTGTGAAATATATTACGTCTGCTGAAAAAATAATAGGACATTTGAGTCCCTAGGGATTGTTAACGTTGGTCATGTCACATTCTTTAGTTAGTCCTCCATCGACATTTGTCAAGTCCATGTGTTTACAGTTTACACACATAGATATAGGCATGAGTTTGACGGAAGTCAAAGAATGACTAACAGAAAGatcaaagatgtattagtggttTACACAATTTTTCAGAGATTTAGTTGTcctgttcttttattttttatttaaaaaaaaaaaaaaaacttagtttATGATGTTTACCATCTCGCTTTTACAATCCCTCGTTTACTTTCTAGTTGCTTTGAGAAAGATACATTATGGTTTAGCTTATGCTCAATAAGTAGTGGTGAGCCCAACTCTTATAAACAATCCCAAATTCTAATAGTGGTGTGGTTCTGTAGCAAGAGGGCACTAACAGCATGATTGTGTTTGCAAACTGTCGCATTTAGATCATGGTGGCACTTAGTGATAAACTAAAACAGAAACGGATTTATGCCATATTGTTTATACTTTATACAGAAAATGCACCTTTAAGGTAACGGAATTAAAATCTAAAGGAGCTTGCTAGTTGCTATGGCTACAACCAGAAACAATACTAATGGGTTTTGAACCTAAGCTAATGTGGATTAGTTACATTATAGGCATGTAGCGTACAACTTAAATAGACTCATTTTATATAAAGGTCTTTGTACCAAGTGTTTCTTGGTACAAAACTACAATGTTGTTCAGTGCCTTATCCAGCGGCTCAGTGGATAGCAATACTAAAGCTTTTGGTTTCAAGCGTCATTTATAGTGTCCATTATATGAATACATTGAGttaaccaatatatatatatatatatatatatatatatattggaaaatattctctttcatgtttttttttttttttcattccaaGTTTATAATCATGCTAGTCAAAGCAGAAAATGATGGCTCAATTTTTTTGATATTGCTGAAAGATGTGTATTCTACGTTGTTTTTTGTTTCATGTTAGTTTAACACTATTGTAGAAAAAAAGTTTCAGTTTTCAAAAGACACAAAACGTTAGTGTTGTTTTGTGTGaagcattttttttaattaattaaaaaaaaaacgacaTCGCCATTTTGCATAggaaaacattttttaaaaattttataataaaaaatggcATTGCCCTTTTGTGGTTAAATTCATTTTGTTagtttaatgaatttaaaaataaaaattggttaAAATGTCACTAACATATATGCAGTAAAAGTGAAAAAGTCAATAGTATTTTGTGTTCGCAtatataagaaaatataaaattaactataaaaaaagTGATGGTGTTGTACAGAAATGCATTGTTGGAAAATAGAGGTAGAGTTGTTTTTCATTTTGAAAGAGGTCTTGAGTTATTCTGCATGTTGAGAGAGTGAAAAACTTTTGAATAAGTTAAATAAATGTATAAAATAGAGGATTatgttagtttaaaaatatactataatgGTCATGTGTTAttgatgtttattttttaataatatatgaaGGACTTAAGAGTGTCCTTTCTCAAAGTGTAGACCATCAAGTGTTGAAGAGAGTGACAAATATTTTGTACAGACAACTTGTCT is a window encoding:
- the LOC112783151 gene encoding uncharacterized protein isoform X2 translates to MSFLSICLLICFCFQSVSSENVSGSDLQQASIPPRGWNSYDSFCWTVSEQEFLQNAEIVSRTLHDHGYEYAVVDYLWYRRKVNGAGHDSLGFDVIDEWGRVIPDPGRWPSSLGGKGFIEVANKVHSMGLKFGIHVMRGISTQAVNANTAILDTATGGAYQESGRVWGAKDIAIPARACAWMPHGFMSVNTSLGAGKAFLRSLYEQYASWGVDFVKHDCVFGDDLDLSEISYVSEVLRKLDRSIVYSLSPGTSVTPAMAKDVIGLVNMYRITGDDWDTWWDVKCHFNVTRDFATANLIGATGLNGKSWPDLDMLPFGWLTDPGVNEGPHRYCRLNLEEQKTQITLWAIAKSPLMYGGDLRKIDPTTYGLITNPTLLEINSFSSNNMEFPYITSLRSEGQDLGGQMRRYIKETKTLYTHSLGLTNCSDPKASAWTSETVDQDVERICWKGTLRNKPLAAFCVNKRKLHFKFIEESLSQLNLGRKYHLVATNRIKFCLDASPRRKLTSNEFVRRPFSPCKWDAYQMWELNPNGTLENSYSGLCATMEPVKGEVYVAFFNLNEQKTVISAQISDIAKVLPGTDLSSCEGTELWSGSDVVISQGALSTAVEAHGNALFVLSCSPKNKIKMVVTADA
- the LOC112783151 gene encoding uncharacterized protein isoform X1, producing the protein MSFLSICLLICFCFQSVSSENVSGSDLQQASIPPRGWNSYDSFCWTVSEQEFLQNAEIVSRTLHDHGYEYAVVDYLWYRRKVNGAGHDSLGFDVIDEWGRVIPDPGRWPSSLGGKGFIEVANKVHSMGLKFGIHVMRGISTQAVNANTAILDTATGGAYQESGRVWGAKDIAIPARACAWMPHGFMSVNTSLGAGKAFLRSLYEQYASWGVDFVKHDCVFGDDLDLSEISYVSEVLRKLDRSIVYSLSPGTSVTPAMAKDVIGLVNMYRITGDDWDTWWDVKCHFNVTRDFATANLIGATGLNGKSWPDLDMLPFGWLTDPGVNEGPHRYCRLNLEEQKTQITLWAIAKSPLMYGGDLRKIDPTTYGLITNPTLLEINSFSSNNMEFPYITSLRSEGQDLGGQMRRYIKETKTLYTHSLGLTNCSDPKASAWTSETVDQDVERICWKGTLRNKPLAAFCVNKRKLHFKFIEESLSQLNLGRKYHLVATNRIKFCLDASPRRKLTSNEFVRRPFSPCKWDAYQMWELNPNGTLENSYSGLCATMEPVKATINSGGLRSWIATGRNGEVYVAFFNLNEQKTVISAQISDIAKVLPGTDLSSCEGTELWSGSDVVISQGALSTAVEAHGNALFVLSCSPKNKIKMVVTADA
- the LOC112783151 gene encoding uncharacterized protein isoform X3; the protein is MGLKFGIHVMRGISTQAVNANTAILDTATGGAYQESGRVWGAKDIAIPARACAWMPHGFMSVNTSLGAGKAFLRSLYEQYASWGVDFVKHDCVFGDDLDLSEISYVSEVLRKLDRSIVYSLSPGTSVTPAMAKDVIGLVNMYRITGDDWDTWWDVKCHFNVTRDFATANLIGATGLNGKSWPDLDMLPFGWLTDPGVNEGPHRYCRLNLEEQKTQITLWAIAKSPLMYGGDLRKIDPTTYGLITNPTLLEINSFSSNNMEFPYITSLRSEGQDLGGQMRRYIKETKTLYTHSLGLTNCSDPKASAWTSETVDQDVERICWKGTLRNKPLAAFCVNKRKLHFKFIEESLSQLNLGRKYHLVATNRIKFCLDASPRRKLTSNEFVRRPFSPCKWDAYQMWELNPNGTLENSYSGLCATMEPVKATINSGGLRSWIATGRNGEVYVAFFNLNEQKTVISAQISDIAKVLPGTDLSSCEGTELWSGSDVVISQGALSTAVEAHGNALFVLSCSPKNKIKMVVTADA
- the LOC112783712 gene encoding large ribosomal subunit protein P3z, with the protein product MGVFTFVLRKSGGEWTAKQHNGDIEESSSDTFDIQRKLVKAVCAVDSSGAVQSSFSIVTPSSAVFQVVVGGAVFVGGGAAAAAAPAGGAAPAAEAAPAAAKKEEKVEEEDDEDFGMSLFD